The following proteins come from a genomic window of Gossypium raimondii isolate GPD5lz chromosome 5, ASM2569854v1, whole genome shotgun sequence:
- the LOC128031996 gene encoding probable LRR receptor-like serine/threonine-protein kinase At3g47570, which produces MNYNTCFHLLLALFIPCSVLCLAMTVRNLNFDQFALLEFKDRIAGPQNVLPNNWTVSTSVCNWIGVSCGILHKRVIALNLTSMNLRGTIPPHLGNLSFLLSLDLSSNHFYGHLPKELSQLHHLRILQLSYNHLNGEIPSWLGNLQRVRRLKMKNNNFTGTIPETLVNMSNLEILNLGFNQLSGQVPSSIFKISSLKIIDLSSNSLLGSLPNDTCQHLPKLEGLYLSWNELSGNIPSSMGKCSNLKNLSLSNNQLRGSFQKVLEI; this is translated from the coding sequence ATGAACTACAACACTTGCTTTCATCTTCTTTTAGCTTTATTCATACCATGTTCCGTACTTTGCTTGGCTATGACAGTCAGGAATCTCAACTTCGACCAGTTTGCACTTCTCGAGTTTAAGGATCGCATCGCCGGTCCTCAAAATGTCTTGCCAAACAATTGGACGGTCTCAACCTCTGTTTGCAATTGGATTGGTGTTTCTTGTGGCATCCTCCATAAAAGAGTTATAGCTTTGAATCTTACAAGCATGAATCTTAGGGGTACTATCCCTCCACACCTTGGAAATCTTTCATTTCTACTCTCTCTCGACTTGAGTAGCAACCATTTCTATGGCCATCTCCCTAAAGAATTGAGCCAATTGCATCATTTGAGGATCCTTCAATTAAGCTACAACCATCTGAATGGGGAAATTCCATCATGGCTTGGGAACTTACAGAGAGTTCGAAGgctgaaaatgaaaaacaataacTTTACAGGCACAATCCCTGAAACACTTGTTAACATGTCTAATCTAGAGATCTTGAACTTGGGATTCAATCAATTATCTGGTCAGGTTCCATCTTCCATCTTCAAGATTTCTTCTCTGAAGATTATTGATCTCTCCAGCAATAGCCTATTAGGTAGTTTGCCTAATGATACGTGTCAACATCTCCCCAAGCTTGAAGGGCTTTACCTGAGTTGGAATGAATTATCTGGTAACATTCCATCAAGTATGGGCAAATGCAGCAACCTTAAAAATTTGTCGTTGTCCAATAATCAATTGAGGGGATCATTCCAAAAAGTATTGGAAATCTGA
- the LOC128040944 gene encoding receptor kinase-like protein Xa21 encodes MYRRCQRRSTTLPIKDDLLSLKTPRRISHAELSRATGFEDSNMLGSGSFGYVYKGRLSDGMEVAIKVFNLQTEGAFRSFDIECDAMRNIVHRNIVKVITCCSSVDFKALVLDYMSNGNLEKWLHSENCFLDIIQRVDIMIDVAVGIKHLHNGHPTAITHCDIKPSNILLDEDMVAHVGDFGIAKLLGEGEVMKQTMTLATIGYMAPANCISSIMELALNCSAELPEERKDMKDVVVELKKIKQRLLNNIQHF; translated from the exons ATGTATAGAAGATGCCAAAGAAGGAGTACAACTCTACCAATTAAAGATGATTTGTTGTCTTTGAAAACACCGAGAAGAATTTCACATGCTGAACTTTCACGAGCAACTGGATTTGAGGATAGCAATATGCTTGGTTCAGGGAGTTTTGGATATGTATATAAAGGGAGGCTTTCAGATGGAATGGAAGTTGCaataaaagttttcaatttgCAAACAGAGGGAGCATTTAGGAGTTTTGACATTGAATGTGATGCTATGCGTAATATAGTTCATCGTAATATTGTGAAGGTCATTACTTGCTGCTCAAGTGTTGACTTCAAAGCCTTGGTGCTTGATTACATGTCTAATGGAAACCTTGAGAAATGGTTACATTCTGAAAATTGTTTCCTTGATATCATACAAAGGGTCGACATAATGATAGATGTTGCGGTAGGTATAAAACACCTCCACAATGGACATCCAACAGCTATAACTCATTGCGACATAAAACCAAGCAATATTTTACTAGATGAAGACATGGTTGCACATGTTGGAGATTTTGGCATTGCCAAATTGTTGGGGGAAGGTGAAGTAATGAAGCAAACCATGACTCTTGCAACTATCGGGTATATGGCACCAG CAAATTGTATTTCATCTATCATGGAGTTGGCTTTGAATTGTTCAGCTGAGTTaccagaagaaagaaaagatatgAAAGATGTTGTGGTTGAGCTGAAGAAAATCAAACAAAGGTTGCTAAACAACATCCAACATTTTTAA